From the genome of Cytobacillus firmus, one region includes:
- a CDS encoding M3 family oligoendopeptidase, translating into MRFEDYTYVRPNLEKIKGQFEAALEKFEDAASAEHQNQAMKEINDIRNDVGTMFNLCYIRHSVDTNDEFYKAEQDYMDEIQPEVEGFVTKYYQALVDSRFRAELEERWGNQLFALAEAQLKVFSPEIVPLLQKENKLSSEYTKLIASAKIDFEGEERTLAQLEPFTQSTDREMRKKASEARFGFLAENEDELDRIYDELVSVRTEIAHKLGYKNFVELAYFRMYRTDYNAEMVANFRKQVKDFIVPIATRLKERQRERIGVDKLKFYDEGFEFKTGNAVPKGDPDWIIENGQKMYDELSGETSEFFSYMRENNLMDLVAKKGKAGGGYCTYIENYKSPFIFSNFNGTSGDIDVLTHEAGHAFQVYSSSHFEIPEYNWPTYEAAEIHSMSMEFFTWPWMEGFFKEDTEKYKFSHLSGGLLFLPYGVSVDEFQHWVYENPEAAPQERKKAWREIEKKYLPHKDYDGNEYLENGGFWQRQGHIYNSPFYYIDYTLAQICAFQFWKRSRENQEEAWKDYLKLCQLGGSKPFTGLVKEAGLISPFEEGCVESVIGEIENWLNSVNDKGL; encoded by the coding sequence GTGAGATTTGAAGACTATACATATGTTCGTCCGAATCTTGAGAAAATAAAGGGGCAATTTGAAGCAGCGCTTGAAAAGTTCGAAGATGCAGCTTCTGCAGAACATCAAAATCAGGCTATGAAAGAAATTAATGATATTCGCAATGATGTCGGTACCATGTTCAACCTATGCTATATCCGGCATTCAGTAGATACAAATGATGAATTTTACAAGGCAGAACAGGATTATATGGATGAGATTCAGCCTGAAGTAGAAGGGTTTGTTACAAAGTATTATCAGGCTTTGGTTGATTCCAGGTTCAGGGCAGAGCTTGAAGAGCGCTGGGGGAATCAGCTGTTTGCACTTGCAGAAGCCCAATTGAAGGTGTTCTCGCCAGAGATTGTTCCGCTTTTGCAAAAAGAAAATAAGCTTTCTTCTGAATATACGAAATTGATTGCTTCAGCCAAGATTGATTTTGAAGGTGAAGAACGCACACTTGCCCAATTGGAGCCATTCACACAATCTACAGATCGTGAAATGCGTAAAAAAGCAAGTGAGGCCCGCTTTGGTTTTCTAGCTGAAAATGAAGATGAACTTGACCGTATATATGATGAGCTTGTCAGTGTTAGAACAGAGATCGCCCATAAACTAGGATACAAGAATTTCGTTGAACTGGCGTACTTCCGCATGTACCGGACAGATTATAACGCGGAAATGGTTGCAAATTTCCGTAAGCAGGTGAAGGATTTCATCGTTCCAATCGCCACAAGGCTTAAGGAAAGGCAAAGAGAGCGCATTGGCGTTGATAAGCTCAAATTTTACGATGAAGGATTTGAATTTAAAACGGGTAATGCCGTACCAAAAGGAGATCCTGACTGGATTATTGAAAATGGCCAAAAAATGTATGATGAGTTATCCGGTGAAACAAGTGAATTTTTCTCGTACATGAGAGAAAATAATCTTATGGATCTGGTGGCCAAAAAGGGAAAAGCAGGGGGCGGCTATTGCACTTACATTGAAAACTATAAATCCCCATTCATTTTCTCTAATTTTAATGGGACTTCAGGAGATATTGATGTTCTTACCCATGAAGCAGGACATGCATTCCAGGTCTATTCAAGCAGTCACTTTGAAATACCTGAATATAACTGGCCAACCTATGAAGCAGCTGAAATTCATTCCATGAGCATGGAATTTTTCACTTGGCCCTGGATGGAAGGCTTCTTTAAAGAGGATACGGAAAAATACAAGTTTTCACACTTGAGCGGGGGACTTCTTTTCCTGCCTTATGGCGTATCAGTTGATGAATTCCAGCATTGGGTGTATGAAAATCCGGAAGCAGCACCTCAGGAAAGAAAAAAGGCTTGGAGAGAGATTGAGAAGAAATACTTGCCTCATAAAGATTATGATGGCAACGAGTATTTAGAGAATGGAGGATTCTGGCAGCGCCAAGGTCATATTTACAATTCACCCTTCTATTATATTGATTATACATTGGCCCAAATCTGTGCATTCCAATTCTGGAAAAGATCCAGGGAGAATCAGGAAGAGGCTTGGAAGGATTATTTAAAACTATGCCAGCTTGGCGGCAGCAAGCCTTTCACTGGACTTGTTAAAGAAGCTGGATTGATTTCTCCTTTTGAAGAGGGTTGTGTCGAGTCAGTTATCGGGGAAATTGAGAATTGGCTGAATTCAGTGAATGATAAAGGTTTATAA
- a CDS encoding MFS transporter → MSATAATIKQNSDPQQKTAYRILFIIGLCHLLNDSIQSVIPAMFPILEKSMGLTYSQLGMIAFSLNMVSSIMQPVIGMATDKKPFPFALPIGLTSTLFGVLGLAFAPDYKWIILSVLFIGLGSAVFHPEGSRVAYMAAGQRRGLAQSIYQVGGNTGQALAPIITALILVPLGQIGAAWFTAVAAIAVGLLIYIAFWYTGRLQQELTATKPRKDSGARQNKRIPRKVWGALLLVLFLIFARSWYISGMTNFYAFYAIEKYSFSISQAQIFLFAFLVSGALGTFFGGPLADQFGKKQIIFLSMILTVPLSLLIPFVPSAIAFIMLVAGGFILMSSFSVTVVYAQELVPGKIGTMAGLTVGLAFGMGAIGSVALGYLADTLGLANMIIFTGFLPVLGLLTLLLPADERVSEWNK, encoded by the coding sequence ATGAGTGCTACCGCTGCTACAATCAAGCAAAATTCTGATCCGCAGCAGAAAACAGCCTATCGGATATTATTCATCATTGGCCTTTGCCACCTATTGAATGATTCCATCCAATCCGTTATCCCAGCTATGTTTCCGATTTTGGAAAAGTCTATGGGGCTTACCTACTCTCAGCTGGGAATGATTGCTTTTTCGTTAAATATGGTTTCTTCCATCATGCAGCCTGTCATTGGGATGGCCACTGATAAAAAACCGTTCCCTTTTGCCTTGCCAATCGGCCTCACCTCAACTTTATTTGGTGTATTAGGCCTGGCTTTTGCTCCAGATTATAAATGGATCATTCTTTCAGTTCTATTCATTGGTTTGGGTTCGGCTGTATTCCATCCTGAAGGTTCAAGGGTAGCCTATATGGCAGCAGGCCAGCGCAGGGGTCTTGCTCAATCGATTTATCAAGTTGGCGGTAACACCGGACAGGCACTTGCTCCCATCATTACAGCCCTCATACTTGTTCCGCTGGGCCAAATAGGGGCTGCCTGGTTTACCGCAGTTGCGGCAATTGCAGTTGGACTGCTGATTTATATTGCATTCTGGTATACAGGACGTCTTCAGCAGGAACTGACCGCCACTAAACCGCGGAAAGATTCAGGTGCTCGCCAAAACAAAAGAATTCCCAGAAAGGTGTGGGGAGCCCTCCTCCTGGTTCTTTTTTTGATTTTTGCCCGTTCATGGTATATCTCAGGGATGACAAATTTCTATGCTTTTTATGCAATTGAGAAATATTCTTTCTCTATAAGTCAGGCACAGATCTTCTTATTTGCATTTTTAGTATCAGGTGCGCTGGGTACGTTTTTTGGCGGGCCGCTCGCAGATCAGTTTGGAAAGAAACAGATTATTTTTCTTTCAATGATCCTTACTGTTCCCCTTTCCCTCCTGATTCCTTTTGTGCCTTCCGCTATTGCATTTATCATGCTGGTGGCGGGTGGATTTATACTTATGTCAAGCTTTTCTGTGACTGTTGTATATGCACAGGAACTCGTTCCCGGGAAAATCGGCACAATGGCTGGACTTACAGTAGGGCTGGCATTTGGCATGGGGGCGATAGGCTCCGTTGCTTTGGGCTATCTGGCCGACACTCTTGGACTGGCCAATATGATAATATTTACAGGGTTTCTTCCCGTTTTGGGATTGCTGACTTTATTGCTTCCGGCTGATGAAAGGGTTTCTGAGTGGAATAAATAA
- a CDS encoding hemerythrin domain-containing protein has protein sequence MEGCMSSMMGNGPIKLSKGLKQLKEEHPPLLAMLEELLQITIKMEESPDRALFQKLTEHVRYFCSKLDPHSESEEGVLFRMMEQYLGKGTGPIAVMEYEHDQAKSCIKAFLRAAEGKEQLTEEEMAEHSGLIKKAYYTLTQHFSKEENVLFPMAENLLTEDEKEELYIKIQQI, from the coding sequence ATGGAAGGCTGTATGAGTTCCATGATGGGAAATGGACCAATAAAGCTTAGCAAAGGGCTGAAACAGCTGAAAGAGGAGCATCCTCCTCTTTTGGCAATGCTTGAAGAGCTGCTTCAGATCACAATTAAAATGGAGGAATCTCCAGACAGAGCTCTTTTTCAAAAGTTAACTGAACATGTACGATATTTCTGCAGTAAACTGGATCCGCACTCAGAAAGTGAGGAAGGCGTGCTTTTCCGAATGATGGAACAATACCTTGGAAAAGGAACAGGCCCTATTGCGGTTATGGAGTATGAGCATGACCAGGCTAAAAGCTGTATTAAAGCTTTTTTACGAGCAGCGGAAGGAAAAGAGCAGTTGACTGAAGAAGAAATGGCCGAACACTCAGGGCTGATTAAAAAGGCATACTATACTCTGACACAGCACTTTTCTAAAGAAGAAAACGTCCTATTTCCTATGGCAGAAAATCTTCTTACTGAAGACGAGAAAGAAGAGCTATATATTAAAATTCAGCAAATTTAA
- a CDS encoding PAS domain-containing sensor histidine kinase, with product MNNRNRNFLLYLFAVIIPTLAGSIFLFMDSVKQNDMERLEEAKWIGSIHQRSWDQFISETVTTLEMLSLTAGSADTPSEKLEPLLQKANQMDPRYGGIYLLDPSGMVLTGSNQFLANSDLSEKKFLKEILATKDIVISNTPETLTNGQTVVGIGKPVLNDDGDVISIIVAHMRVDYVQNIMRLLTPDARLSVLNSKRKTIMDINMNGDSSFSSQNSITIPIDRLPWSVKVEFPPRDMLKIIKDAFRAILVLTIIIHILFLFIKYLRLKKQAEKEKKENELQKLELVGTLAASTAHEIRNPLTGIKGLIQLLSEKYTNTHDQYYFSVINDEISRINEIVSEFLILGKPTAQKMEAMDLRSVIKELEPLILSEANLHNVTFESVFSDEPVIVDCTKDQMKQVILNLTKNAFESMQGGGKLTIKLNKLQSRCQLKIADTGSGIPEDKIEQIFHPFYTSKEMGTGLGLVVCRRIVHSFGGEIFITSEETKGTHVDIFLPIKNP from the coding sequence ATGAATAATCGAAACAGAAACTTCCTGCTTTATTTATTCGCAGTAATTATTCCCACTTTAGCCGGCAGCATCTTTTTGTTTATGGATTCTGTTAAACAAAATGATATGGAAAGACTTGAAGAAGCAAAATGGATAGGCTCGATACACCAAAGAAGCTGGGACCAGTTTATTTCCGAGACCGTGACCACACTTGAGATGCTTTCGCTGACTGCTGGAAGTGCTGACACACCTTCCGAAAAGCTTGAGCCTCTGCTCCAAAAAGCCAATCAAATGGATCCCCGTTATGGAGGAATTTACCTTCTTGATCCCAGCGGAATGGTTCTTACAGGATCAAATCAATTCTTAGCAAACTCTGATTTATCTGAGAAGAAATTTCTTAAAGAGATATTGGCAACAAAAGATATTGTTATTTCCAATACTCCTGAAACACTGACAAATGGACAAACAGTTGTTGGGATAGGAAAGCCGGTACTGAATGACGATGGAGATGTAATCTCTATTATTGTGGCTCATATGAGAGTGGATTACGTACAAAATATTATGAGGCTTCTCACTCCTGATGCCCGGCTTTCCGTTCTTAATTCTAAAAGAAAAACGATTATGGACATCAATATGAATGGAGATTCCTCATTTTCCAGTCAAAATAGCATTACAATCCCAATTGACAGGCTGCCCTGGAGTGTAAAAGTTGAATTTCCGCCAAGAGACATGCTGAAAATTATTAAGGATGCTTTTCGGGCAATCCTGGTTTTAACGATTATAATCCATATTTTATTTCTCTTCATAAAATATTTAAGGCTAAAAAAACAGGCTGAAAAGGAAAAAAAGGAAAATGAACTGCAAAAACTCGAACTGGTAGGTACCCTGGCTGCCAGCACAGCCCATGAAATCAGGAACCCTTTAACAGGAATAAAAGGACTTATACAGCTATTGAGTGAAAAATATACGAATACACATGACCAGTATTATTTTTCGGTCATAAATGATGAGATAAGCAGAATTAATGAGATTGTCAGTGAATTTTTAATTCTGGGTAAACCTACTGCTCAAAAAATGGAAGCTATGGATTTGAGAAGTGTTATAAAGGAATTAGAACCTTTAATACTCTCTGAAGCTAATTTACACAATGTCACTTTTGAATCTGTTTTTTCAGATGAACCCGTCATAGTCGATTGCACGAAAGATCAGATGAAACAGGTAATCCTGAATTTAACGAAAAACGCTTTTGAATCCATGCAGGGCGGCGGAAAGCTAACAATAAAGCTAAATAAACTGCAATCCAGGTGTCAGCTTAAAATCGCGGATACAGGCTCCGGCATTCCAGAAGACAAAATAGAACAAATATTTCATCCATTTTATACTTCAAAGGAAATGGGTACAGGGCTTGGGCTTGTGGTCTGCAGGCGCATTGTGCATTCTTTTGGCGGTGAAATATTTATTACAAGCGAAGAAACAAAAGGTACTCATGTAGATATTTTTCTGCCGATCAAAAACCCATAA
- a CDS encoding MarR family winged helix-turn-helix transcriptional regulator, which produces MGSEQIDQSLKLFIVLSRAYRAINENVNKRIQTYGVNPTEFAVLELLYHKGDQPLQQIGGKILLASGSITYVVDKLEQKGLLKRVACPTDRRVTFAQITDEGKAFIENIFPDHEKHIHSLMNELTSEEKAAAIGLLKKLGLSISHDKNGGN; this is translated from the coding sequence ATGGGTTCTGAACAAATTGACCAATCGTTGAAATTATTTATCGTCCTGTCCAGGGCATACCGGGCTATAAATGAAAATGTAAATAAACGAATACAAACTTACGGAGTAAACCCAACTGAATTTGCAGTTTTGGAGCTTCTGTATCATAAAGGTGACCAGCCTCTGCAGCAGATAGGCGGGAAAATACTATTGGCCAGCGGAAGCATCACATATGTAGTGGACAAGCTTGAGCAGAAAGGTCTGTTAAAAAGGGTCGCATGCCCGACGGACAGAAGAGTTACCTTTGCGCAAATTACAGATGAGGGAAAAGCATTTATTGAAAATATTTTTCCTGACCATGAAAAACATATACATTCACTTATGAACGAGCTGACTTCAGAAGAAAAAGCTGCAGCCATTGGTCTATTAAAGAAGCTTGGACTATCAATTTCCCATGACAAAAATGGGGGGAATTAA
- a CDS encoding ATP-dependent Clp protease ATP-binding subunit, protein MLCQKCQLKEANVQLRLKVNGNERNLNLCQSCYQTEKQKSLTSFGPALSGFSGFGQTPLEDFFKKMASSQGNENYQPLKEAPGHNQGNGGFIDQFGRNLTQFAKAGLIDPVIGRDKEINRVTEILNRRSKNNPVLIGEPGVGKTAIAEGLAINIAEGRAPKKLQNKEVYLLDVASLVANTGIRGQFEERMKQLISELQTRKNIILFIDEIHLLVGAGSAEGSMDAGNILKPALARGELQVVGATTLKEYRQIEKDPALERRFQPVQVNEPAADEAVDILMGLKQKYEDYHEVSFTEDAIRACVQLSSRYIQDRFLPDKAIDLMDEAGSKMNLQSGYIPAEDIEKQLKEISRQKEIVLKEEKYEEAAKLREEEIKLQQALNGENKSKRPVIETSLIQEIIEKKTGIPVGKLAENEQEKMQNLEENLAQKVIGQREAVQKVAKAIRRSRAGLKSKHRPIGSFLFVGPTGVGKTELTKTLAEELFGSKDSMIRLDMSEYMEKHSVSKIIGSPPGYVGHEEAGQLTEKVRRNPYSIILLDEIEKAHPDVQHMFLQILEDGRLTDSQGRTVSFKDTVIIMTSNAGVGQKEVHVGFGAADAVKESNILDSLGSFFKPEFLNRFDSIIEFKALEKEHLLKIVDLMLNELQETLNDQELELTISQEVKEKLAEDGYHPAFGARPLRRIIQDELEDKIADFIINNGGNSHLQAELENGLIVIKPLR, encoded by the coding sequence ATGCTTTGTCAAAAATGTCAATTAAAAGAAGCAAACGTACAATTAAGATTGAAAGTGAATGGAAATGAACGAAACCTTAACCTTTGCCAAAGCTGTTATCAAACTGAAAAGCAAAAAAGCCTTACTTCCTTTGGGCCTGCTTTGAGCGGCTTTTCAGGTTTTGGCCAAACGCCTTTAGAGGATTTCTTTAAAAAGATGGCATCCTCTCAAGGAAATGAAAACTACCAGCCTCTAAAAGAAGCGCCGGGACACAATCAGGGCAACGGCGGATTTATTGATCAATTCGGACGAAATCTTACACAGTTTGCAAAAGCTGGTTTAATTGACCCGGTCATCGGACGGGACAAAGAAATAAATCGTGTGACAGAAATATTAAATAGAAGAAGCAAAAATAATCCTGTCTTAATAGGTGAGCCAGGAGTGGGTAAAACAGCTATTGCCGAAGGGCTGGCGATTAATATTGCCGAGGGGCGTGCCCCAAAGAAACTTCAAAATAAAGAAGTCTATTTGCTTGATGTGGCATCCCTGGTTGCAAATACAGGCATTCGCGGCCAATTTGAGGAACGCATGAAGCAGTTGATCTCAGAGCTTCAAACCCGGAAGAACATTATTCTCTTTATAGATGAAATTCATTTGCTTGTCGGTGCAGGATCAGCTGAAGGGTCGATGGATGCCGGCAATATACTAAAGCCTGCACTTGCACGGGGTGAGCTGCAAGTAGTCGGAGCCACCACATTGAAAGAATACCGCCAGATTGAAAAGGATCCGGCGCTTGAGCGCAGATTCCAGCCTGTACAAGTAAATGAGCCGGCTGCTGATGAGGCAGTTGACATCTTAATGGGGCTGAAACAAAAATATGAAGACTATCACGAAGTTTCTTTTACAGAAGATGCTATAAGAGCGTGTGTGCAGCTGTCAAGCCGCTATATTCAGGACAGGTTCCTTCCTGACAAAGCTATTGATCTAATGGATGAAGCAGGTTCAAAAATGAATCTTCAGTCAGGATATATACCGGCAGAAGATATTGAAAAACAGCTGAAAGAGATCAGCAGGCAGAAAGAAATTGTCTTAAAAGAAGAAAAATATGAAGAGGCTGCAAAACTCCGTGAAGAGGAAATAAAACTCCAGCAGGCATTAAATGGAGAAAACAAGAGTAAAAGGCCAGTTATCGAAACAAGCCTTATTCAGGAGATTATTGAGAAAAAAACAGGGATTCCCGTCGGCAAATTAGCTGAAAATGAACAGGAGAAGATGCAAAACCTAGAGGAAAATCTTGCACAAAAAGTAATTGGACAGCGAGAAGCCGTACAAAAAGTTGCAAAAGCCATCCGCAGAAGCCGTGCGGGACTTAAATCCAAGCACCGCCCAATTGGATCTTTCCTATTTGTCGGGCCAACAGGTGTCGGGAAGACTGAATTAACCAAAACACTTGCGGAGGAGCTGTTCGGCTCAAAAGACAGCATGATCAGGCTTGATATGAGTGAATATATGGAAAAGCACAGCGTGTCTAAAATTATCGGCTCTCCTCCGGGATATGTAGGTCATGAAGAAGCAGGACAGCTTACTGAAAAGGTGCGCAGAAATCCTTACAGCATTATTCTGCTTGATGAGATTGAAAAAGCACATCCAGATGTACAGCACATGTTCCTTCAAATACTGGAAGATGGACGCCTGACAGATAGCCAGGGCCGCACTGTCAGTTTTAAGGATACAGTCATTATCATGACAAGCAACGCAGGAGTTGGACAAAAAGAAGTCCATGTTGGATTTGGTGCAGCAGATGCCGTCAAAGAATCCAATATTCTGGACTCGCTCGGCAGCTTTTTTAAGCCGGAATTTCTGAACCGATTTGATAGCATTATTGAATTTAAAGCTCTGGAAAAAGAGCATTTACTAAAAATTGTTGACTTAATGCTCAATGAGTTGCAGGAAACATTAAATGATCAGGAGCTTGAATTGACTATTAGCCAGGAAGTTAAGGAAAAATTAGCAGAAGACGGATACCACCCTGCTTTTGGCGCAAGGCCATTAAGAAGAATCATCCAGGATGAGCTGGAAGACAAAATTGCAGATTTCATCATCAACAATGGAGGGAATAGCCATTTACAGGCTGAGCTGGAAAACGGCTTAATTGTCATTAAACCACTGCGCTAA
- a CDS encoding phosphotransferase enzyme family protein, with amino-acid sequence MEKAVDALMTDNVLHHFLSIYSLNTVNYKKLGDFENYVFQASKDGEELILRITHSTHRKLEELLSEVDWMSYLRSEGVKVPKVIPSQNENEVEALEAGDGSVFYASLFSKAEGKPISVRTPEFNQELFHAWGRAVGKMHAATKSYVPSPGIVKRMQWEEEELLTVEKYIPKEDQLIVKNTKDLLNLLHTLPKNIDNYGLVHTDIHSGNFFYDGKDIQVFDFDDCCYHWFASDIAIPLYYSILYKFKEADPAELNFFGRIFLNSFLDGYQLENEIPGDLEKQLPLFLRLRDITLYSVLHKKIAPVDRNPQLLEMMKSIKDRIERNSPIYLG; translated from the coding sequence ATGGAAAAAGCAGTTGATGCTTTAATGACGGACAATGTCCTCCATCATTTCTTAAGTATCTATTCTTTGAATACCGTGAATTATAAAAAGCTGGGTGACTTTGAAAACTATGTCTTTCAAGCTTCGAAAGATGGGGAAGAGCTAATTTTGAGAATTACCCATTCGACACATCGCAAGCTGGAGGAGCTTTTATCTGAAGTTGACTGGATGAGTTATTTAAGATCAGAAGGTGTGAAGGTTCCAAAGGTAATCCCTTCACAAAATGAGAATGAGGTTGAAGCCTTGGAAGCCGGTGATGGCTCTGTCTTTTATGCAAGTCTGTTTTCAAAAGCGGAGGGAAAACCAATCAGTGTTCGTACACCGGAATTCAATCAGGAGTTATTTCATGCATGGGGAAGAGCAGTGGGGAAAATGCATGCAGCCACAAAATCATATGTTCCTTCTCCTGGCATTGTAAAGCGCATGCAATGGGAGGAAGAAGAGCTGCTGACTGTTGAAAAATATATACCCAAAGAAGATCAATTAATCGTTAAGAATACGAAGGATTTATTGAATCTGCTTCATACATTGCCAAAGAATATAGACAACTATGGTCTTGTTCATACGGATATACACTCCGGAAACTTTTTTTATGACGGAAAAGATATACAAGTGTTTGATTTTGATGACTGCTGTTATCATTGGTTCGCGTCTGATATCGCCATTCCCCTGTATTATTCAATTTTATATAAGTTTAAAGAGGCGGACCCGGCAGAACTAAATTTTTTTGGCAGGATATTCCTGAACTCCTTTTTGGATGGCTATCAGCTGGAGAATGAAATTCCCGGTGACCTGGAAAAACAGCTGCCTTTATTCCTGAGGCTAAGGGATATCACATTGTATTCCGTTCTCCATAAAAAAATCGCACCTGTGGACAGGAATCCTCAGCTATTAGAAATGATGAAGTCGATAAAGGATCGAATTGAGAGAAACTCTCCAATATACTTAGGCTAA
- a CDS encoding bifunctional metallophosphatase/5'-nucleotidase, whose product MKSEVLLTILATSDVHGHVYPYFYGTDENAEHGLGKLAALIKREKEQSEISILIDNGDLIQGTPLTYYYSRNLKNQKNPMIQILNKLEYDAAVIGNHEFNYGKSTLARAVSESNFPWLSANILFNSTKETYFGLPYKIKTFANGLKTAVIGVTTQNIPNWEKRQHIEQLSFESAVVSLKRWVSYIQEEEKPDLIIVSYHGGFEKDIKTGELTEEQTGENEAYRICTDVPGIDVLITGHQHRFIEGEQVNGVSIVQPGFNGQALAKVTVKFRKKHNDWLIDEKKSSLIYPNGIMPDHEILQLAGYYESKTQNWLDTVIGEIEGDMVIDDIFEALLKEHPLIEFINKVQMEASGAEISCTALFHEGAPGFKSKVTMREIVSNYIYPNSLCVLRISGKDIKDALERSASYFELNSDGEIIVNPEFSYPKPQHYNYDMWEGIEYKLDVSRPKGSRITELLYKGHPIREDGEYHAVMNNYRAAGGGGYYMFKDKPVEKEILTDMTELIAGYFSEKGKVIPTLNCNWEVSAGK is encoded by the coding sequence ATGAAATCGGAAGTGTTACTCACCATTTTAGCTACAAGTGATGTCCACGGACATGTTTATCCATATTTTTATGGAACGGATGAAAACGCTGAGCATGGTCTGGGCAAACTTGCAGCGTTAATAAAGAGAGAAAAGGAACAATCTGAGATATCCATTCTTATTGATAATGGTGATTTGATCCAGGGAACTCCTCTTACTTATTATTATTCCAGAAACCTGAAAAATCAAAAAAATCCTATGATCCAGATTTTAAATAAACTTGAATATGATGCAGCTGTTATCGGAAATCACGAATTTAACTATGGAAAGAGCACACTTGCAAGAGCGGTCAGTGAATCAAATTTTCCTTGGCTTTCAGCTAATATCTTATTCAATTCAACAAAAGAAACTTATTTCGGGCTTCCTTATAAAATAAAAACCTTTGCAAATGGTTTGAAAACTGCGGTAATAGGTGTCACGACCCAGAATATTCCAAATTGGGAGAAAAGGCAGCATATTGAGCAGCTTTCATTTGAATCTGCGGTGGTCAGTTTAAAAAGGTGGGTTTCCTATATCCAGGAGGAAGAAAAGCCGGACTTGATTATCGTCTCATACCATGGGGGCTTTGAGAAGGATATAAAAACAGGAGAACTGACGGAAGAACAAACAGGAGAAAACGAAGCATACAGAATCTGTACAGATGTCCCGGGTATTGATGTTCTGATTACCGGGCATCAGCACCGTTTTATTGAAGGGGAGCAAGTGAATGGTGTATCTATTGTCCAGCCGGGATTTAATGGCCAGGCACTTGCAAAGGTTACAGTAAAATTCAGAAAAAAACACAATGATTGGCTGATTGATGAAAAAAAATCTTCCTTAATTTATCCCAATGGAATCATGCCTGATCATGAAATCCTTCAGCTTGCCGGGTATTATGAATCCAAAACCCAAAATTGGCTTGATACAGTTATAGGTGAAATTGAAGGAGACATGGTGATTGACGATATTTTCGAAGCGCTCCTTAAGGAGCATCCGCTGATTGAATTCATTAATAAAGTGCAAATGGAAGCTTCTGGTGCTGAAATTTCCTGTACGGCGCTGTTTCATGAGGGAGCACCAGGTTTCAAATCTAAAGTAACGATGAGAGAAATTGTTTCTAATTATATATATCCCAATTCGCTATGCGTCCTAAGAATTTCCGGAAAGGACATTAAGGATGCTTTAGAGCGGTCAGCATCTTATTTTGAATTGAACAGTGATGGGGAAATTATAGTGAATCCTGAATTTTCATATCCGAAGCCACAGCATTATAATTACGACATGTGGGAAGGAATTGAATATAAATTAGATGTTTCACGCCCAAAGGGCAGCCGGATCACCGAGCTTCTTTATAAGGGACATCCTATCAGGGAGGATGGCGAGTACCATGCAGTAATGAACAATTACCGGGCTGCAGGAGGCGGGGGATATTATATGTTTAAGGACAAACCCGTAGAAAAAGAAATATTAACCGATATGACTGAATTGATTGCCGGCTATTTTTCTGAAAAGGGAAAGGTAATCCCGACACTGAACTGCAATTGGGAGGTTTCAGCCGGCAAATGA
- a CDS encoding ferredoxin family protein, translating to MSTKTIEEKQYLVRFKADTKSHLTVLDHDICMTKCPDKICTIFCPAEVYKWEGLRMQVGYEGCHECGSCRIGCPYQNIKWEYPKGGHGIVFRLA from the coding sequence ATGTCAACGAAAACGATCGAAGAAAAGCAATATTTAGTTCGTTTTAAGGCAGATACAAAATCGCATCTTACCGTATTGGATCATGATATCTGTATGACAAAATGCCCCGATAAAATATGCACCATTTTCTGCCCGGCTGAGGTCTATAAGTGGGAAGGGTTAAGAATGCAGGTCGGTTATGAAGGATGTCACGAATGCGGCAGCTGCAGGATAGGATGCCCGTATCAGAATATTAAATGGGAATATCCGAAAGGCGGCCATGGAATAGTATTCAGGCTTGCATAA